One region of Haloprofundus salilacus genomic DNA includes:
- a CDS encoding ATP-binding protein, with product MSNLGDFTEFDPDDGDGDDAGSPDESRSADVDGSAPDDRGDASADAAEDSFDRLDVDPTDADRGLGALAVSQGLCVAEDERDTALRAFVTTGNRDSVRLGKYLLVPYPDAETLFCRITGLEYAQEFQADDATEIHARRAMRRTEFPERDYKFVAALDPVAVLYEDGGELKRRMTDRVPKPGATVTEATDADEIKTGLKIPGNGVFLGHLSVGGEKVRTAADPPTIDYRVKDDYSEGDPLVFRHTLVAGGTGSGKTHASKNVLRQYLADERAYEMGDGRTARPAVVQFDPQDEYAQMHDDNDELDPEFARRLERESVAYGGHDDTTALVPQVGDASYPGEGHRAERVRFTIPFSMVRRWPWLVAGAALNDNQYNALTLLLDRFFRQNPSGTYRGFQSFLDDPALREELNESGHVHEATFDAVKRKTRTKAANDVFDQDARDITDLVHELVRPGGLTVVPTYHVSNSRAAEMVVLAVSSLIIDEKLSNDPEYDRIDETPVVLGMDEAHNFLADADSVQARNVIGKFTEAAKQGRKERLGLFLITQDPQDIADSVFKQINTKLVLNLGDEDAIKSVNIPPNLESKVPYMEKGQMVVYSPDNSEPVELIGLSKCVTRHGR from the coding sequence ATGTCCAACCTCGGTGACTTCACCGAATTCGACCCTGACGACGGCGACGGCGACGACGCCGGTTCCCCCGACGAGTCACGGAGCGCCGACGTCGACGGTTCCGCCCCCGACGACCGCGGGGACGCTTCCGCGGACGCCGCAGAGGATTCGTTCGACCGCCTCGACGTGGACCCGACGGATGCCGACCGCGGTCTCGGTGCGCTCGCGGTTTCGCAGGGTCTCTGCGTCGCCGAGGACGAACGCGACACCGCGCTTCGCGCGTTCGTCACGACCGGCAACCGCGACTCCGTCCGCCTCGGCAAGTATCTGCTCGTCCCCTACCCCGACGCGGAGACGTTGTTCTGCCGAATCACGGGACTGGAGTACGCCCAGGAGTTCCAGGCCGACGACGCGACCGAAATCCACGCCCGCCGCGCGATGCGGCGGACCGAGTTCCCCGAACGCGACTACAAGTTCGTCGCGGCGCTCGATCCCGTCGCGGTGCTGTACGAGGACGGCGGCGAACTGAAGCGCCGGATGACCGACCGCGTACCCAAACCGGGCGCGACGGTGACGGAGGCGACCGACGCCGACGAGATCAAAACCGGCCTGAAAATCCCGGGCAACGGCGTCTTCCTCGGCCATCTCTCGGTCGGTGGCGAGAAGGTCCGCACCGCCGCGGACCCCCCGACCATCGACTACCGCGTCAAGGACGACTACAGCGAGGGCGACCCGCTGGTCTTCCGACACACGCTCGTCGCGGGCGGAACCGGGTCGGGGAAGACGCATGCGTCGAAGAACGTCCTCCGCCAGTATCTCGCCGACGAGCGCGCCTACGAGATGGGCGACGGCCGCACCGCGCGGCCCGCGGTCGTCCAGTTCGACCCGCAGGACGAGTACGCGCAGATGCACGACGACAACGACGAACTCGACCCTGAGTTCGCCCGTCGCCTCGAACGCGAGAGCGTCGCCTACGGCGGCCACGACGACACGACTGCGCTCGTCCCGCAGGTCGGTGACGCCTCCTACCCTGGCGAGGGCCACCGCGCCGAGCGCGTCCGCTTCACCATCCCCTTCTCGATGGTGCGCCGCTGGCCGTGGCTGGTCGCGGGCGCGGCGCTCAACGACAACCAGTACAACGCACTCACGCTCCTGCTCGACCGGTTCTTCCGCCAGAACCCGTCCGGGACCTACCGAGGCTTCCAGTCGTTCCTCGACGACCCGGCGCTCCGCGAGGAGCTCAACGAGTCCGGCCACGTCCACGAGGCGACGTTCGACGCCGTCAAGCGGAAGACGCGGACCAAGGCGGCAAACGACGTGTTCGACCAGGACGCACGCGACATCACCGACCTGGTCCACGAACTCGTCCGGCCCGGCGGACTGACCGTCGTCCCGACGTACCACGTCTCGAACAGTCGGGCAGCGGAGATGGTCGTGCTCGCGGTGTCGAGTCTGATCATCGATGAGAAACTGTCGAACGACCCCGAGTACGACCGCATCGACGAGACGCCGGTCGTTCTGGGGATGGACGAAGCGCACAACTTCCTCGCCGACGCCGACAGCGTCCAGGCCCGAAACGTCATCGGGAAGTTCACCGAGGCAGCCAAACAGGGGCGCAAGGAACGTCTCGGCCTGTTCCTCATTACGCAGGACCCCCAGGACATCGCCGACTCCGTGTTCAAGCAGATAAACACGAAACTCGTGTTGAACCTCGGCGACGAGGACGCTATCAAGTCGGTGAACATCCCACCGAACCTCGAAAGCAAGGTGCCGTACATGGAGAAGGGCCAGATGGTCGTCTACTCGCCCGACAACTCCGAACCGGTCGAACTCATCGGCCTATCGAAGTGCGTGACCCGCCACGGGCGGTAG
- the pstC gene encoding phosphate ABC transporter permease subunit PstC, translating into MSQETNTPDFVGQSGIRSAREQSIKWLLFGCAALSVAVTAAIVATLLFDAIDFFLEVSPVGFFLGTEWSPTIKEEFGVLPLVAGTLFVTALSALIAIPVGVASATYLSEYASTQTRSIIKPALEILAGIPTVVYGYFALVYLTPALEWLGLPLSTFNALSASIMIGIMIIPMVSSLSEDAMSAVPDSLRQAGYGIGATKLEVSTGIVIPAAASGIFSSFILAISRAIGETMIVVVAAGMRPRLVPSPFESLEVMTAAMVQLVTTDIAGGSTAYRAMFAIGITLFTITFAMNLASSFVASRYREEYQ; encoded by the coding sequence ATGAGCCAGGAAACCAACACGCCCGACTTCGTCGGCCAGTCGGGAATCCGCTCCGCGCGGGAGCAGAGCATCAAGTGGCTGTTGTTCGGCTGTGCGGCGCTTTCGGTCGCAGTCACTGCCGCCATCGTCGCGACGCTCCTGTTCGACGCGATCGATTTCTTCCTCGAAGTATCGCCGGTGGGATTCTTCCTCGGGACCGAGTGGAGTCCGACCATCAAAGAGGAGTTCGGCGTTCTTCCGCTGGTCGCAGGAACGCTGTTCGTCACCGCACTCTCCGCACTGATCGCGATTCCCGTCGGCGTCGCCTCCGCAACGTACCTGAGCGAGTACGCGAGCACCCAAACGCGGTCGATAATCAAGCCCGCGCTCGAAATCCTGGCTGGCATTCCAACCGTCGTCTACGGCTACTTCGCACTCGTCTACCTCACTCCCGCGCTCGAGTGGCTCGGACTCCCGCTGAGCACATTCAACGCCCTCAGCGCGTCAATCATGATCGGAATCATGATTATCCCGATGGTGTCGAGTCTGAGCGAGGACGCGATGAGCGCCGTCCCCGACTCGCTCCGACAGGCCGGCTACGGCATCGGGGCGACGAAACTGGAGGTGTCGACCGGCATCGTCATTCCGGCGGCGGCGTCCGGTATCTTCTCCTCGTTCATTCTCGCGATCTCACGAGCTATCGGCGAGACGATGATCGTCGTCGTCGCCGCCGGGATGCGACCCCGACTCGTCCCGAGTCCGTTCGAGTCGCTCGAAGTGATGACCGCCGCGATGGTTCAACTCGTAACGACGGACATCGCAGGCGGTTCGACCGCTTACAGAGCGATGTTCGCCATCGGTATCACGCTGTTCACTATCACGTTCGCAATGAATCTCGCCAGTTCGTTCGTCGCTTCGCGGTACCGGGAGGAGTACCAATGA
- a CDS encoding DUF2240 family protein, translating to MSLKTATAVPFRQRGSERLGEGEFVVVLSLDRGWFSPDQAKRLVDVAVGRGLLERGDDGDLVPAFDPDDVEIPREFVPDESILREQSTFERLLDALVASGVDKQTAVATVNDRQRRLGVTLETAAILSARSEGIDVDGVAETVRADLTGTEAK from the coding sequence ATGAGTCTGAAGACCGCAACGGCCGTCCCGTTCCGTCAGCGCGGGAGCGAACGCCTCGGCGAGGGGGAGTTCGTCGTCGTGCTGTCGCTGGACCGCGGGTGGTTCTCGCCCGACCAAGCCAAACGCCTTGTCGACGTGGCGGTCGGTCGCGGATTGCTTGAACGCGGCGACGACGGCGACCTCGTCCCCGCGTTCGATCCCGACGACGTCGAAATCCCCCGCGAGTTCGTCCCCGACGAGTCCATCCTCCGCGAGCAGTCGACGTTCGAGCGACTGCTCGACGCGCTCGTCGCGTCCGGCGTCGACAAACAGACCGCCGTCGCGACGGTCAACGACCGCCAACGCCGTCTCGGCGTGACGCTGGAGACGGCGGCCATCCTCTCGGCGCGAAGCGAAGGTATCGATGTCGACGGCGTCGCCGAAACCGTTCGCGCCGATCTCACCGGAACCGAAGCGAAGTAA
- the pstA gene encoding phosphate ABC transporter permease PstA: MAAEQEGATGGWFGESEHISRLPGKVFAAVCLSATLFGIVMVAGLLVYVTKDAIRPFTANPGWFLVFFLTLVLPSVAALGYYSRRGDGEATVALTALGIPFFGLLLGSGVLLLFIDVLSVVEWFAFVVAAVVAGGVIVGHRRLRAGASFVEEFVVGAASLVVLAPLTFEFVSTFPTVPQAWLIYLFTFGLSGAVVGGLIVARRRNDQRAGAIAAGALFAVVTAGVFIDPSTGITPQIWVILFTFAGMPTALYVEAVVRSRQRRPLGLLFPLIVVAGMLLGAVLVDLLGFAGPEAWLDFQFLTNANSRFPEEAGIYPALIGSVMMMVVVAVSSFPIGVGAALYLEEYAPNDGPLGVLVRFIEINISNLAGVPSVVYGLLGLALFVNWLNFASGIVVVGGMTVGLLILPIIIISAQEAIRAVPSSLRQASYGMGATRWQTIRRVVLPEALPGILTGSILAFGRAIGETAPLLMIGAAASVFQPPDGFFDIFSAMPRQIYAWVGQPAYEFQYGVMAAGVVTLITVMLSMNAAAILIRNKYQRRS; encoded by the coding sequence ATGGCGGCCGAGCAGGAGGGAGCGACCGGCGGTTGGTTCGGCGAATCCGAACATATCAGCCGCCTCCCCGGAAAGGTGTTCGCGGCGGTCTGTCTGTCGGCGACGCTGTTCGGCATCGTGATGGTCGCCGGACTGCTCGTCTACGTGACGAAGGACGCCATCCGTCCGTTCACCGCGAACCCCGGCTGGTTCCTCGTCTTCTTCCTCACGCTCGTCCTGCCCTCGGTCGCGGCGCTCGGCTACTACTCGCGACGAGGCGACGGCGAGGCGACAGTCGCGCTAACCGCCCTCGGCATTCCGTTCTTCGGACTGCTGCTCGGCAGCGGTGTGTTGCTGCTGTTTATCGACGTCCTCAGCGTCGTCGAATGGTTCGCATTCGTCGTCGCCGCCGTCGTCGCCGGAGGCGTCATCGTCGGTCATCGACGGCTCCGAGCGGGCGCATCGTTCGTCGAGGAGTTCGTCGTCGGTGCGGCCTCCCTCGTCGTGCTCGCGCCCTTGACGTTCGAGTTCGTCTCCACGTTCCCCACCGTCCCGCAAGCGTGGCTCATCTACCTGTTTACGTTCGGACTGAGCGGGGCGGTCGTCGGCGGTCTGATCGTCGCCCGGCGTCGAAACGACCAGCGAGCGGGAGCCATCGCCGCCGGTGCGTTGTTCGCGGTCGTGACTGCAGGTGTGTTCATCGACCCATCGACCGGAATCACGCCGCAGATATGGGTCATCCTCTTCACGTTCGCGGGTATGCCGACGGCGCTGTACGTCGAAGCTGTCGTCCGTAGCCGTCAGCGACGACCGCTCGGACTGCTGTTCCCGCTCATCGTTGTCGCCGGGATGCTCCTCGGTGCCGTGCTGGTCGACCTGCTCGGATTCGCCGGCCCGGAGGCATGGCTCGACTTCCAGTTCCTGACCAACGCCAACTCGCGGTTCCCCGAGGAAGCCGGCATCTACCCGGCGCTTATCGGGTCAGTGATGATGATGGTCGTCGTCGCCGTCTCGTCGTTCCCCATCGGCGTCGGCGCAGCGCTCTACCTCGAAGAGTACGCGCCCAACGACGGTCCGCTCGGAGTCCTCGTCCGCTTCATCGAGATAAACATCTCGAATCTCGCGGGCGTCCCCTCGGTCGTCTACGGGCTACTGGGACTGGCACTGTTCGTCAACTGGCTCAACTTCGCCAGCGGTATCGTCGTCGTCGGCGGGATGACCGTCGGACTGCTCATCCTCCCCATCATAATCATCTCGGCGCAGGAGGCGATTCGAGCGGTCCCGAGTTCGCTCCGCCAGGCGTCCTACGGGATGGGCGCGACCCGTTGGCAGACGATTCGGCGCGTCGTCCTCCCGGAGGCGCTGCCGGGCATCCTCACCGGGAGCATCCTCGCGTTCGGCCGCGCCATCGGCGAGACGGCCCCGCTGCTGATGATCGGGGCCGCGGCGTCGGTGTTCCAACCGCCGGACGGCTTCTTCGACATCTTCAGCGCGATGCCGCGGCAGATCTACGCGTGGGTCGGGCAACCGGCGTACGAGTTCCAGTACGGCGTGATGGCCGCCGGCGTCGTCACGCTCATCACCGTGATGCTGTCTATGAACGCCGCAGCGATACTTATCCGGAACAAATATCAGCGGAGGTCGTAA
- a CDS encoding phosphate signaling complex PhoU family protein: MVETRKVQVTGGSTYTVSIPKEWATENGVSAGSEVEFYPEGDSLFLTPRTEEERTEGTLDISQLDGQELVRAVMTMYVSGFDVIALESGRITNDQRRTVRQATQGLVGLEVLEETRDRIVIRDLLDSSELSIHNAVTRMRLIALSMLEDAVTALAELDMDMAQDVIQRDDDVDRLYMVVSRIFRATLRTPKAAEELGLPREVCFDYHSSARQLERIADHATKIAHLTLNIEEPVQDDVLDALWELHEDATTVVDAGMDALFSDDSVEATEVANEARESVQEIDEHARTIDELLRDLDPVRAQMLGLIVDSLSRSADYGGNIAETALQKAAPTP, encoded by the coding sequence ATGGTCGAGACGCGAAAGGTGCAGGTGACGGGCGGGTCGACGTACACGGTATCGATTCCGAAGGAGTGGGCGACCGAAAACGGCGTCAGCGCCGGGAGCGAAGTCGAGTTCTACCCCGAGGGCGACTCGCTGTTTCTGACCCCGCGAACGGAGGAGGAGCGAACCGAGGGCACGCTCGACATCTCGCAACTCGACGGCCAGGAACTCGTGCGCGCGGTCATGACGATGTACGTCAGCGGCTTCGACGTCATCGCGCTCGAGAGCGGCCGCATCACCAACGACCAGCGCCGGACGGTCCGACAGGCGACGCAGGGACTCGTCGGTCTCGAAGTGCTGGAGGAGACCCGCGACCGAATCGTCATTCGCGACCTGTTGGACTCCTCGGAGCTGTCGATTCACAACGCCGTCACCCGGATGCGACTCATCGCGCTGTCGATGCTCGAAGACGCGGTGACCGCGCTCGCCGAACTCGACATGGACATGGCCCAAGACGTCATCCAGCGCGACGACGACGTCGACCGACTGTACATGGTCGTCTCGCGCATCTTCCGCGCGACGCTTCGCACGCCGAAAGCCGCCGAGGAGCTGGGTCTCCCGCGGGAAGTCTGTTTCGATTACCACTCCTCCGCCCGGCAACTCGAACGCATCGCCGACCACGCGACGAAGATTGCACATCTGACGCTCAACATCGAAGAACCGGTTCAAGACGACGTGCTCGATGCGCTCTGGGAACTGCACGAAGACGCGACCACCGTCGTTGACGCGGGGATGGACGCGCTCTTCTCGGACGACAGCGTTGAAGCGACCGAAGTCGCGAACGAGGCCCGCGAGTCGGTCCAGGAGATAGACGAGCACGCGCGCACCATCGACGAACTGCTCCGCGACCTCGACCCCGTCCGCGCGCAGATGCTCGGTCTCATCGTCGACTCGCTGTCACGCAGCGCCGACTATGGCGGCAACATCGCCGAAACGGCGCTGCAGAAGGCTGCTCCCACTCCCTAG
- a CDS encoding PstS family phosphate ABC transporter substrate-binding protein, giving the protein MTQQTSKGTDGVSRRKFLVGAGTAGVVGIAGCTTNPGASSGNSGGNGSSDNGNSGSGDLSGEVIIKGSSTVYPVSEAMAEEFMKEHDVNVSVDSTGSGGGFQNHFCPGNADINGASRPIKDSEKQLCSENGVKPVEFQVASDALTVAVNNNADWVDCLSFEQLSQIWRPDGAQKWSDINSEWPDKEFELYGPASSSGTFDWFIDNVIQDADAIRDDYEPTEDDNRIIQGIEGSKYAMGFFGYAYYEENKNNVKAVQIKENADGSCTEPSIENAKNGDYPMARPLFIYAAQSSLEEKEQVYAFMEYYLKQAETDIVSRIGYVPSSAELRDENLSKLEQYSSN; this is encoded by the coding sequence ATGACGCAGCAGACGTCGAAGGGGACAGACGGCGTATCACGGCGTAAATTCCTCGTCGGTGCAGGGACCGCAGGTGTGGTCGGCATCGCAGGCTGCACGACAAATCCGGGTGCGAGCTCCGGCAACTCGGGAGGAAACGGAAGCTCCGACAACGGGAATTCCGGCTCCGGCGACCTCTCGGGCGAGGTCATCATCAAGGGAAGCAGTACGGTGTACCCCGTCTCCGAGGCGATGGCCGAGGAGTTCATGAAGGAACACGACGTGAACGTCTCGGTCGACTCGACCGGCAGCGGTGGCGGATTCCAGAACCACTTCTGTCCCGGTAACGCCGACATCAACGGCGCATCGCGCCCCATCAAGGACAGCGAGAAGCAACTCTGCTCGGAGAACGGCGTCAAACCGGTCGAGTTCCAAGTCGCGAGCGACGCGCTCACCGTCGCAGTCAACAACAACGCCGACTGGGTCGACTGCCTGAGCTTCGAGCAGCTCTCGCAGATCTGGCGCCCCGACGGCGCGCAGAAGTGGAGCGACATCAACTCCGAGTGGCCCGACAAGGAGTTCGAGCTCTACGGTCCGGCTTCGTCGTCCGGGACGTTCGACTGGTTCATCGACAACGTCATCCAGGACGCCGACGCGATTCGCGACGACTACGAACCGACCGAGGACGACAACCGCATCATCCAGGGTATCGAGGGCTCGAAGTACGCGATGGGTTTCTTCGGCTACGCCTACTACGAGGAGAACAAGAACAACGTCAAAGCGGTGCAGATAAAGGAGAACGCGGACGGAAGCTGTACCGAACCGAGCATCGAGAACGCCAAAAACGGCGACTACCCGATGGCGCGCCCGCTGTTCATCTACGCGGCGCAGTCCTCGCTCGAAGAGAAAGAGCAGGTGTACGCCTTCATGGAGTACTACCTCAAACAGGCCGAGACGGACATCGTCAGTCGAATCGGCTACGTCCCCTCCAGCGCGGAGCTACGCGACGAGAACTTGAGCAAGCTCGAACAGTACAGCAGCAACTGA
- a CDS encoding universal stress protein, with the protein MIERILVPVDGSPQSTAALSFVAEEWPDAAVTILHVINPADAGGNPSAGIPCGAEEWFESEKDRSSSLLADAASIVDQSVTMRTEVGRPTQTILDVAEEDEFDHIVLGSHGRTGVSRILLGSVTEAVIRRSPVTVTVVRGE; encoded by the coding sequence ATGATAGAACGTATCTTGGTTCCGGTCGACGGGTCGCCGCAGTCGACGGCCGCGCTCTCGTTCGTCGCCGAGGAGTGGCCGGACGCGGCGGTGACGATACTCCACGTCATCAACCCGGCGGACGCGGGCGGCAACCCGAGCGCCGGGATTCCCTGCGGCGCGGAGGAGTGGTTCGAAAGCGAGAAGGATCGTTCGTCGTCGCTTCTCGCGGACGCGGCGTCGATAGTCGACCAGTCGGTGACGATGCGGACCGAGGTCGGACGGCCGACGCAGACGATTCTCGACGTCGCCGAGGAAGACGAGTTCGACCACATCGTCCTGGGTAGTCACGGGCGAACCGGGGTCTCGCGCATCCTGCTCGGGAGCGTCACCGAAGCCGTTATCCGCCGGTCGCCGGTAACCGTGACGGTCGTGCGGGGAGAGTGA
- a CDS encoding DNA double-strand break repair nuclease NurA — protein sequence MTLDPVHVDGIAALARTLADSVDDTDHTDLARTVWEEWLDPLRDDGRTVVEPLGERSLRAADIDDVALTERPFPTVHGLDSGTINPTTFKNGLVMDMAHAAMASVPSNLDLHRSRSIVIAAHTNDTYDKPETEWQTHDEGYSRLRVLQSPRVNRYAEGVVHALSLYLAESEHALRHADEVSDLLILDGPIYPKELFNWRDREAELRELAEEAKPQQIVENYVRLVEQFVERDVPLAGFVKNPASKLITRTLQAKRVDAPWADDTALFTRLLERRDGSNANGDAERRTDDLTFTSWFVSRGGSDRTLAADGDALGVERNLDPELYEVTFFVLYDPRHDVLYKVESPYAFTRDPERRAKLTRQILRDVAGSRGPPPAVAKADELARISAHEKASLRRKLEVDVGSEYVRTYDGVRWGDEF from the coding sequence ATGACTCTCGATCCCGTCCACGTCGACGGTATCGCGGCGCTAGCCCGCACGCTCGCCGACAGCGTCGACGACACCGACCACACGGACCTCGCTCGGACGGTGTGGGAGGAGTGGCTCGACCCGCTTCGAGACGACGGGCGGACGGTGGTCGAACCGCTCGGCGAACGGTCGCTCCGCGCGGCCGACATTGACGACGTGGCGCTCACCGAACGGCCGTTTCCGACGGTCCACGGTCTCGACTCCGGCACCATCAACCCGACCACGTTCAAGAACGGTCTGGTGATGGACATGGCGCACGCGGCGATGGCGAGTGTCCCGTCGAATCTCGATCTGCATCGCTCTCGGAGCATCGTCATCGCGGCGCACACGAACGACACGTACGACAAGCCCGAAACGGAGTGGCAGACCCACGACGAGGGGTACAGTCGCCTCCGAGTGCTCCAGTCGCCGCGGGTGAACCGCTACGCCGAAGGCGTCGTCCACGCGCTGTCACTGTACCTCGCCGAGAGCGAGCACGCGCTCCGACACGCCGACGAGGTGTCGGACCTCCTGATCCTCGACGGTCCCATCTACCCGAAGGAGTTGTTCAACTGGCGGGACCGCGAGGCGGAACTCCGCGAACTCGCCGAGGAGGCCAAACCGCAGCAGATCGTCGAGAACTACGTCCGACTCGTCGAGCAGTTCGTCGAACGCGACGTGCCGCTGGCGGGGTTCGTGAAGAATCCAGCTTCCAAACTCATCACGCGAACGCTCCAGGCGAAACGCGTCGACGCGCCGTGGGCCGACGACACGGCGCTGTTCACGCGTCTGTTGGAGCGTCGAGACGGGTCGAACGCGAACGGCGACGCCGAACGCCGGACAGACGACCTGACGTTCACCTCGTGGTTCGTCTCCCGCGGTGGCTCCGACCGGACGCTCGCCGCCGACGGCGACGCGCTGGGCGTCGAGCGGAACCTTGACCCGGAGCTGTACGAGGTGACGTTCTTCGTCCTCTACGACCCGCGCCACGACGTGCTCTACAAGGTCGAATCGCCGTACGCGTTCACTCGCGACCCCGAGCGACGAGCGAAACTGACGCGACAGATACTGCGCGACGTCGCTGGGTCGCGCGGACCGCCGCCCGCCGTCGCGAAAGCCGACGAACTCGCGCGGATCAGCGCTCACGAGAAAGCGTCGCTTCGCCGCAAGCTGGAGGTGGACGTAGGTTCGGAGTACGTTCGGACGTACGACGGAGTTCGGTGGGGCGACGAGTTCTGA
- a CDS encoding amphi-Trp domain-containing protein, protein MADKTESKQEQTRSQFASYLRSLADELESGDEVRLTVGNKDVTVHPPESFDTEVTVVERSAALRGNKETIELTAEWTVK, encoded by the coding sequence ATGGCCGACAAAACTGAGAGCAAACAGGAGCAGACCAGGTCGCAGTTCGCAAGCTATCTGCGAAGTCTGGCCGACGAGTTGGAGTCGGGCGACGAAGTTCGACTGACCGTCGGAAACAAAGACGTGACCGTACACCCGCCGGAGTCGTTCGACACCGAAGTGACGGTGGTCGAGCGGTCCGCGGCACTTCGAGGGAACAAAGAGACGATCGAGCTCACCGCCGAGTGGACGGTGAAGTGA
- the pstB gene encoding phosphate ABC transporter ATP-binding protein PstB: MSKENMTTSEPSADSDSSVESQTSPRPGSEVVESDKLNRPKRTETVVSSKDLNVFYGETQALQNIDIEIPKRQVTAMIGPSGCGKSTFLRCINRMNDLIDSCRIDGELYFEGKNVYDDDVDPVALRRRIGMVFQSPNPFPKSIYDNVAYGLKIQGKTENMDEAVEQALRSAALWDEVKDRLDESGLDLSGGQQQRLCIARAIAVDPDVILMDEPASALDPVATSQVEDLIADLAEEYTVVIVTHNMQQAARISDKTAVFLTGGELVEFDDTQKIFENPESQRVEDYITGKFG, translated from the coding sequence ATGAGTAAGGAGAACATGACTACTTCCGAACCGAGCGCCGATAGCGACAGTAGCGTCGAATCGCAGACGTCGCCACGGCCCGGTTCGGAGGTGGTCGAAAGCGACAAACTGAACCGTCCGAAGCGAACCGAGACCGTCGTCTCGTCGAAGGATCTCAACGTCTTCTACGGGGAGACGCAAGCCCTGCAGAACATCGATATCGAGATTCCGAAGCGACAGGTGACCGCGATGATCGGCCCGTCGGGCTGTGGGAAGTCGACGTTCCTCCGGTGTATCAACCGGATGAACGACCTCATCGACTCCTGCCGAATCGACGGCGAACTCTACTTCGAGGGGAAGAACGTCTACGACGACGACGTCGACCCCGTCGCGCTCCGGCGACGCATCGGTATGGTATTCCAGTCGCCGAACCCGTTCCCGAAGAGCATCTACGACAACGTCGCCTACGGGCTCAAGATACAGGGTAAGACCGAGAACATGGACGAAGCGGTCGAACAGGCGCTCAGATCAGCGGCGCTGTGGGACGAGGTGAAAGACCGCCTCGACGAATCCGGTCTCGACCTCTCCGGCGGGCAACAGCAGCGACTCTGCATCGCCCGCGCCATCGCTGTCGACCCCGACGTCATCCTAATGGACGAGCCCGCGTCGGCGCTCGACCCCGTCGCCACCTCGCAGGTCGAAGACCTCATCGCCGACCTCGCCGAAGAGTACACCGTCGTCATCGTCACGCACAACATGCAGCAGGCGGCCCGTATCTCCGACAAGACCGCGGTGTTCCTCACCGGCGGCGAACTTGTCGAGTTCGACGACACTCAGAAGATATTCGAGAACCCCGAGAGCCAACGCGTCGAAGACTACATCACCGGCAAGTTCGGATAG
- a CDS encoding DUF7113 family protein, with protein MLLVRGHGGGTALTGTIFERGEVAPSFKGAPNEDAPYVWVCDEFYEVESGGSPTEIGGERIRVAFETPMPRGFDTRDQALAAAKEHVRTQFARVGVAEDDVEIEVEKTEPGRR; from the coding sequence ATGCTCTTGGTGCGCGGACATGGCGGCGGGACGGCGCTCACGGGGACGATTTTCGAGCGCGGCGAGGTCGCCCCGTCGTTCAAGGGCGCGCCGAACGAGGACGCGCCGTACGTCTGGGTCTGCGACGAGTTCTACGAGGTCGAAAGCGGCGGGTCGCCGACCGAAATCGGAGGCGAGAGGATTCGCGTCGCCTTCGAGACGCCGATGCCCCGCGGGTTCGACACGCGTGACCAAGCGCTCGCCGCGGCGAAAGAACACGTCCGGACACAGTTCGCCCGCGTCGGCGTCGCCGAGGACGACGTGGAGATAGAGGTCGAGAAGACCGAACCCGGGCGTCGGTGA
- a CDS encoding 30S ribosomal protein S8e — translation MKDQGRSQRKRTGGRLRPFRNKKRYQLGREPAETTVGEPRFRTIDSRGSNTKIRALATNVAQVAEGGEVSQADIENVVDNPSNVNYARRNIITKGAIIDTSAGRARVTSRPGQTGQVNAVLVEE, via the coding sequence ATGAAAGACCAAGGACGCTCCCAGCGGAAGCGGACCGGCGGTCGCCTCCGACCGTTCCGGAACAAGAAGCGCTACCAACTCGGCCGCGAACCGGCGGAGACGACCGTCGGCGAACCCCGGTTCCGGACCATCGACTCCCGCGGCAGCAACACGAAGATCCGCGCGCTGGCGACGAACGTCGCGCAGGTCGCGGAGGGCGGCGAGGTCAGCCAGGCCGACATCGAGAACGTCGTCGACAACCCCTCGAACGTCAACTACGCGCGCCGGAACATCATCACGAAGGGCGCAATCATCGACACCTCCGCCGGTCGCGCACGCGTGACCTCCCGTCCGGGCCAGACTGGACAGGTCAACGCCGTGCTCGTAGAGGAATAG